A region of the Flintibacter sp. KGMB00164 genome:
CATAGAAGCCCAGCATGAAGTCCGTCAATTCAGCAATCATCTGGTAGCCTTCCATGTTGCTCACATCCGTCTGACCTTCTTTTGCGGTCATCAAACCAATGATCCCCACTGCCACGGTAAAGGCGCCGCAGCAGGAGTGCTCGGTCTGCATCCCTAGTCCCATGACGGAGAACATTTTCCGGGTCTCCTCGGACAAATTCAGATGGTAATATTCATTGCAGGCCATGAACATTGCCTCGGCGCAGGTCAGTTCCGTGCCGATGTGGTAGTGGTTGACCAGTTCATAGAGTTTCATTGTTGCCATACTGTACTCCAATCGCAAAGCATTTCGTTCTCTGTCACCCGGCGCAGCTCGTCCCGCACCTCCATCAGCGCAAAGCCCAGCAGGTTTTGTCCGCGCCACTTCATCGGGTCCTGGGCCTCCGGCGAACTGGCCGCGAGGCGGATGCCCCAGATGGCATCGTAGGGACTGGCCTCCACCAGCACACTGTCCCCGGTGGAAAGGAGAAACTCCCGCAGTTCGCGGTTCTGGCTGAATTTGTGCCAGTTGCCAAGTAGCACAATGGCGTACTTGAACTTGTCCCATACCTTCTGCTCAAAGCCCCGCACCTTGCGGCCCAGGGCCTTGATCTGCTTTTGGTCGCTGCATTTCAAAATCTGGTCCCGGATCTCTTTGTCGCCGAACAGCTCGGCCTTGGCAGCCATCATATACTGCTCCATGCAGAGGTAGGAGTCAGCCGTCGTATAGAAGTCCTCTATCCACCACTGGCTGAGACAGCTTTTCGTGATACTGCCGTCCTGGGCAGGCTGATGGCCCCAGAACAGGCACAGTTCCCGCTTCCGCCCGGCGGCAAACTCCTGCTGGAGCCACTGGCGGGTGTACTTAGGCTGGCCCTCCGGCTGCCACGCATCCACAAAAAAGTCACCATGCTCCAGCACCTCGCCGCTGTCCTCGTCATCCCACCAGCCCTTCCAGGTCACCGGTTCGGGAAAGAGGGTACGGTATTCCGTCCGCTCCTCTGGTGAGAGGGTGTCCAGCCAATCGCCAAATCGGTATATGTAATCCTCCCCATAGCCCATGCGCCAGCCAATGGAGTATCGCTCGATCTCCCGGTGGGCCAGCCAAGGGGGAGGCATGATTTTCTTATCTTGTAGTGCCATAGGGTTTGTCCTTTCCCATCAGAGCTGCCGCAGTTCTTCTTTCACATCCAGCGGAGCGCCGTCCAGGGATGTGATCTGTGCCAGCTCTGTTTCAGTCAGATTTTTCAGGAAAATGCAGTATTCGTCCGGGTGGCCTCCCACAAATTCCATTTTAGGCATCCCGATCTGCTCCGGGTCGGTGATCCACAGGCAAGGTTCTCCCGTTGCCCAAAACCTCGTCAGGGTAAGAAGCTGACCATGATAAAGGACATTCTGATCCATCCTCATCCCTCCTGTAGCTTCTTCAGCAGCTTCACGATCCGCTCCCGGTTCTTTGCGGTTTTCATGAAGGTGGGGAGATGGTCGGCCTGGGTCTTTTTCGGGCTTCCCGATGGCTTTTCCCGCAGGTCGGCGCTGAGATAGCCGATCAGATAGGCAAGGTGTTCCCGGTTGAGGGCCCAGACTGGTTTACCCTGGAATGAGGTCAAAAACCACAGTTCCAGGCCGAACCAGGGGTCCTTGCCGCCCTGAATCTCCGCGCCATAGGAGAAAGCCTCCGCCGTTTTGTGTACCGCGCCCGGCATGGTTGCCCCGCAATAGGGACAGGCCACATGGAGGACGGGAAAGCGCTGCTTTTCCTCATCTTCAATATCCACCCGATAGTACCTGCCGCAGTTCCTGCATTGGTTATGGACATCATAGCGGTAGACCGTCCGATCCTGCGTCATCCGGTGGCCGCAGCTCAAGCAGCGGAAATAGGCGTTATCATCGTCCGCTGTCACCACACCCGCCCCATGGCACTTGGGGCATTTTACCTGGATGCCGGTGGTGAAGGCGCTGTAGGCACTGTGGGTGAAATAGGGTTCATCAACGATTCGGCTCATGCGCCCACACACTCCTTTCAGGTAATTACTTTCACAGCCGAAATCGAAATGGTTTCAAATCTTTTGTTTTGATTGTCAGATCCGAAACGCTCTCTTGCAGGACATTTACCTGTTCCAAATACTCCGCAGGTGCGTGGATCTGCTCCAGATAGCCTGCATAGCGGATAATCTGATCCAGCGCCCGTTTCCTGTATTTTGCGATTTCCCCCAAATGGGAATAACTGCGGCCTGACACATAGCTTGGAACATCGATAGACCGAATTGTTTCTATATCAAGCGTCCCATGCTCCTCTTTCTCAGATTTAATGGTGGCCAGCATATCTTCCGCAGAAAAACGGATGCCGCGTTCGCAGAGAAAACGCAGTTCATCAAATAGGCGATTCGCCACAAAATGTTCAGCCAAGGGCTCAAAAATTACATCATCCTGATACCAGCCTCCGTGGGCGCAGGAGATCAGTTCACGGTAACGCTTATCTGAGATCCACTGGCGCAGTATCTCTTTGCTCCCGCGCATCCATGCGTCCAGCCGGGCTTTTGTTTCTTCGGGGCTATCGTAGGCTGTTCCATAGCAGGGCAGACCATTGGCTTTCAGCCACTTGGTCACTGCCTTGCTGAATTTCGTGTAACTCATGTGATGCCTCTTTCAAAAATCTCGCACATGATCAAACTGTTCAATCAGGGCATCTTTCTGGAGCGTATCACCCGGCAGGGCATCAAGGATACCCCGCAGAGCCATGTAAATTTCATCCCGCTCCTCGGTTTCGATAAAGCCCATCTTGTTGAAGATCTGGGTATAGGCTGCCACCATCTCCAGCGCCTGGGCCTGTGCGTCCTCGCCCGGTTCAGCGGCCAGCTTCATCAACTGGGAACGGGTCTTGCGGTATTGATTGGCTGCTTTTTTCGCAGCGGAGGCGGGGATATGCTCCGCACCGTCCCAGCCTCGGAATGGATTATCCAGGTTTTGCGCCAGCCACTCCGGTTTCCGGGGCTTGGTGATCCGCAGATCCATTCCCGGCTTGCTTTTCCAGAGCTGCTTTGCCGCTTTTGCCGCCGTCTCCGGCAGGCTGGTCATCCAGAACCAGCGAAGCTCCGGCACCTGCTCCGGGGTGGGGATGTCAGCTGCGCCGAAGCCGAACAGGTCGAAGGTGGAGAGGTTCGTCAGTTCCCGGAACCCTCCCACGGCGGAGAAGTTCCCCAGGTTTCCCGGCGCGCCCCAAAGCCGCAGTTCCTTCAGGTGGGGATGGACAGCAGCCAGCCCGGTCAGATCAAAGTCTTTCAGCTCGATGCCATGCAGCCCCCGTAGGTTCGGCAGTTCCGTGTGCGGGCGGTATTCCCCGATAAATTGGAGGGTCAAACCGCTGCCATCTTCGGGGGCATGGATTGCACAGGCGTCCGGCCCCTTGTTCTGGAACAGGAGCTGCTCCGTTCCCTCACACAGCCACAGTTCCTCCAGCCCGGTCATGTCCAGCATCAGTTTTCTAATGCTGGTGCCCCGCAGATCAAGTGTCCTCTGACCGTGGTTCAGCAAAGTCACTTCATCAACAAAGGGAGTTTCCCGCAAAAACTCCAGCAGATCCGGGTGCCACCGCTCGCAGATGAGGGTGGAGAGGCAGGGCAGCGCCTTTAGTTCCAGCGCCGAATCGAATGGTTCGTACTGGTCCGTCACCCGATGGCTGCTGACCTTCAGCGGGATGCCGCCGATCTCCGTTTGCTCGTCGCTCTCCATGGCCTCCTTGAAGGCCCGCCGCCGTTCCTCCGGGATGGCCTGCCACCGGATCTGGAGGTACACATCATAGCCGTCACTCCAGCCTCCATAGGAGCGGCAGGACTGGTCGGTGAAGGACGGAAGTGTACCCACCAGTTTATACTGGGGCGGGACCTCCAACGGCACCCGCAGCAGGTGGAGGTCGCGGGACCAGTACATGAAGTCCTTGTAGAGCGGGCGGAGATGGGGCAGTTCCTCCGCAGTCAGAGGGGCGTCGCCCACCCAATCCAGAGAGAGGACCACTGCCCAAGATTCTTTGCTCACCGTGTCCGGCGGCGCAATATAGGCCACCTGGCAGGCGGTGTAGCGTTTCAGATATTGGTTATAGACTGTATAGACCTCTCCAGCGTTGGCTTTCATGGCGCCACGCTCCTCTCATCCGTTCTTTTCCAGATAGAATCCCCATACACAGTTGGAGAACTCCCCGGCGGCAAAGCGGTGGATCTGCCCGTCAATTTCTACCTGCCAGACCTCGAAGGTATGGTCTTGGTGATAGATCGGGTCTTGGACTTTTACTCGCTTTCCGGTGGTTTGCCAGTCGTAGTCAAAGAGATTCACACCGAACAATTTGCATTGACCGTCTGGGCCAACGGTTTCATATTCCCAAGCCATGTGATGCCTCACAATCCTGTTCGCTGCCAGCCGTCCAGCCGCTCCTGCGCCCCGTCGATCATCCAGCCCTCGCCCATACGCTTCATGAGGAAGCGGCGGTCAAAGCCGGTGTTTTTCTCCCTGGTGTAGATGTAGAGTTTGTTCTTGGTGATCTGCTCCGCATCAAGGAATTCTTCCCCGTTGTAGGTGCCCTGGGCACTGTATGAGAGGCCCAGAGGCCGATAGCCTGGACGGGGCTTTTCGCTCACATACTTCTCCCAGATCGCCAGCAGGCGGGGAACAGCCTCGGCATCCTCAAACCCGGCCTGCTCCATGTACTGCTCCCATTCCGTCATCTCAGAAAAGAAAGCGGACAACACCCTGCGGCATTCCTCCGCTGCCTGCTCATCCAGCTGGGTGGGCTTTTTGGCCTTTTCCCGCTGGAGCTGGGAGAAGTGTTCCATCTGCTCCTTGGTGAATTGCACATGGGCCACCGGCTCGATGCGGTTGTTGCCGGCGATGGCCAGCAGGCCCTCATAGGTAACGGCGGTATGGTCGATCTGGATGTGGGAGAGCTTGGGGATGGAGGCCGCCTGGAGCAGACCGGCATCATCCAGCCCGGTGCGGTTGAGTGTCAGAAGGTCCAGCTTGCAGCCTTGCAGGGCGGGCAGACCGCTGCCGAAGATGGCGGCATTGCCGTCCAGCAGCAGATAGCGTAACTTGGGCATAGCGGAAAAAACGGGGAAACAGGCGTCGGTGAGCGCACCGTCCTCCACGCCGAAGTTGGCCATACTTTTGTGACCAGCAAAAGGGGAGAGTAGGTCGTCGGTCACCAGATAGCCTTTCACATGAAAGCCCACCAGAGTGTAAGCGGCCAGCCGCTCCACGAGCTCCATGGTCAGCTCCGGGATTTCAAACTGCTTTTCTCCGTCTAAGGTCAGGACACCACTTGCCCAGTCCGCTGTCCGCGCCCGTTTTGGCCATTCCATCGCTGTTTACCTCCTTACACCTGCTCCTTGTAGCTGGCTTCAATGTCGATGAAGCGCATATACACGGCACAGATTTCGCCCTTGGCATCATACCCGAAGTAGACCGGATAGTAGCCGTCACCCCAGCCAGAGGCAAAGATGGGCAGATTGCAGTCCGTGTCAGGCACCGTCCAGTTGAGCCAGTTGCCGCAGTCTCCCTGATATTTGGGGTGGGCTTTGGCGTTTTCCTCCAGAAGATCGCAGAACAGGTCATTGTAGGGGTCGATGTCCGGGTCTTCTTCCAACCGCTTGGCCCAGTATGTCTTAAAAGCCGCCTGAGTCTGGATGTCCGCAACGCAGCCCATCCCGGCGTCTACGCCAAAGCCAAAATAATCGTCCTCATCCAGTCTCTCGTCCAGATCTTCTTTGCCCGTCATACCCAACTCATAGCGGACAGGCTTCTCCCGACTGACCTCCACCTTGACACAGGCGTAGCGGTCGCCGTATTTCTCACTGGGCACTACGCAGACCTTCACGGGATAAGTCCCGGCGGGGATCGTCTGGATAAAGGGCGGCGTGTCCTCCAGCTCTACCAGAGGATCGCAGGCGAAAATTGTTCCGGTAGGGAAGTGGACGGCCCCAATGTCAAGCACATCCACGTCCATATTCCCAATCACTTTCTCTGTGAAATGAGTGTCCAGGTCTGTTTTGCAGGCCAGTTTGTCTTTGATAGATTCGTATTTGTTCAGCCATTCTGTTGTCGGCATACTCGTTTCCTCCTGTTGATTTAGTTTGAGCATAGGTCAGCTCTCTACAATGCGGACCTGTTTTCCTCCAATTTCAATTTCCAGCTTTACGCCGTAATCCTCCGCCCACGCAGGGCACTTGCTGAGCAGGGCCAGGATGTGCTCATCCGGCTCCCGGCCAAGGGTCACACGCAGAATCACGGGCCAGCCACTATATTCCTTTTGAAATTCCTCACTCTGGGTGTGGTTCAGATAGCCCTCCATCTTGTCCAGCAGGGCCTTCTGCGTTTCCGGGGAGCCATCAATAAAGCCATTACAGACCAAAACCATCACCACTTCTCCGGTTTTGGTTTCTGCCAGAATGTCGATCTTATCCAGTTCGCCAAACATATTTTCAATGGACATTGTCTTCACCAGTCCCTTTTTGACTCAATCTTCCTCTAAATGCTTGATGTAGTCGCTCTTAGAGCCGTCCCAGTAGCAGTTCACACACCGGCCATTCTGAAAATGGTGGGGACAATTTGGGTAGCCATAGAGAACATGAGCGCATTCCGGGCACAGACCCATCATCTGTGAGGAGCCTTTCAAAAACAGGCTGCCGCACTCATCACAGACGGCCAGTTCTTTTTCTGCCATGAGGTTCACCAGTCCCGTTCCCGGATGGCCTCCTCGGTATCAATGGGGATATTGAACCACTCCAGAATGTAGGCCACATTTGCTGCAATGCATTCCCGCGCCACGGTTTCGATCTCGCTGTCGTTCTCGTCAAACTCCTCCTGGAGATCATTGATGCCGCAGACCGCTTCGTCCAGCGTCTCCTGCACCACTTCGGTGTCGGTTTCGCCACTCTCCAGCAGGTCGATGACTTTCTGGAGTTCGTCCTTTACCTTGTCCACCAGAAAGGCAGGATAGTAATTGTCCTGATACATCTCGTCCAGCAGCTTGTAATTGGGGTCAAATGCTTTCATAGGGATTGCTCCTTTCTCATTCAAACATCAGGCCGTATGATTCGGTCAGGCTGCCATCGTCCTCATGGAACATACACTGATACAGAGGCTGGCGCTGTGTTGCTTTGCGGAACCGCTCCAGAACCGGAGCCAGCGGCTCATCGGTAGGGATGGCGAAAGCATCAGCTACCCGCCGCCAGCTGTCCATATCCATATCTTCCAAGTTGATGTTGCGCTGCCTCTGTCCGTATTCCTCCAGTGTTTTGGAGTCCGCATACTCCTTTGCGTCACAACAGTCGTGCCAGCAGATACAGCTCACAATCAGTGAAAAAAGGTCATCCATACTCTCAGCCAGACGGCCTGCCTCACCTTCGCTGCTGTAATAGCCGATGGAGTCATCTTCCAACAGGTGGTATTCTCCGCCGGAGCCATCTCTGGCAAAAGCCATACCGGGCAGTGTGAATGTTGCTCGACCATCCGCCTCATCCCTCGGGGACAACTCATCCAGCAGGAAGAAGTCAAAAAGAGAATCAAACTCCTCTGCCAAATCAGGGTTTTCATGCAGTGCCTTCAAATAATCCATAGCCGTTTTCCTCCGTCTACTGTTCTGGTTTTAACTCATGCAGCCTTTCCAGCCACAGCGGTTCTTCAATCATCTCATCGTTTTGGTAAAAATGTTCCTTGTCACGGGCAAGATGATCGGCAAGCGGTGGTGCGTCTGGCGGGGTGCATACCGTAAAACTGTCCCAATCCGCCCCCTTAATCTCCCGGTTGAGGTAGTACACCCGCCTGGCATCGCGGGAATACCAGTGACTGAGCAATTCCCATGAGAGCAGATCCGCCTTGGAAAGCTGCTTACCGTAAGCATAGATTCGTTTCTCATCCCTGGCAAAATAGGTATCGCCCAACGAGCGGAAAGAGGAAACTTCCGCGCCCTTGATGATCTTCACCTTGCCGTCTCCGTTGTGGAAGTAGACCTGCCGGCTGTCCTTTGCATATCCCTGGGGCGCACCCGAATCGTTCTGGCCGTTGTCTAATACCTGGAAGGCTGCCAGCTCTACATCTGGGATTCTCCCGCTGGTGGTGTAGACGGCTGTTTTGTCCATCGCGTAGGCATAGTTTAACACCCGAAACGATGCCGGGTCTGCTCCACGCAGGCGAATCCCACCGAGAAAACAGGCTGTAGAGGATTTGCCCCAGTAATGCCAACAACAGAAGTCTTT
Encoded here:
- a CDS encoding C-GCAxxG-C-C family protein codes for the protein MATMKLYELVNHYHIGTELTCAEAMFMACNEYYHLNLSEETRKMFSVMGLGMQTEHSCCGAFTVAVGIIGLMTAKEGQTDVSNMEGYQMIAELTDFMLGFYGTLHCVELQKLEIVGVENPCHAIVEALAKKLEELLAGRRIFRPVNGGQLGC
- a CDS encoding NADAR family protein, giving the protein MALQDKKIMPPPWLAHREIERYSIGWRMGYGEDYIYRFGDWLDTLSPEERTEYRTLFPEPVTWKGWWDDEDSGEVLEHGDFFVDAWQPEGQPKYTRQWLQQEFAAGRKRELCLFWGHQPAQDGSITKSCLSQWWIEDFYTTADSYLCMEQYMMAAKAELFGDKEIRDQILKCSDQKQIKALGRKVRGFEQKVWDKFKYAIVLLGNWHKFSQNRELREFLLSTGDSVLVEASPYDAIWGIRLAASSPEAQDPMKWRGQNLLGFALMEVRDELRRVTENEMLCDWSTVWQQ
- a CDS encoding NTF2 fold immunity protein encodes the protein MEWPKRARTADWASGVLTLDGEKQFEIPELTMELVERLAAYTLVGFHVKGYLVTDDLLSPFAGHKSMANFGVEDGALTDACFPVFSAMPKLRYLLLDGNAAIFGSGLPALQGCKLDLLTLNRTGLDDAGLLQAASIPKLSHIQIDHTAVTYEGLLAIAGNNRIEPVAHVQFTKEQMEHFSQLQREKAKKPTQLDEQAAEECRRVLSAFFSEMTEWEQYMEQAGFEDAEAVPRLLAIWEKYVSEKPRPGYRPLGLSYSAQGTYNGEEFLDAEQITKNKLYIYTREKNTGFDRRFLMKRMGEGWMIDGAQERLDGWQRTGL
- a CDS encoding DUF4241 domain-containing protein → MLKLNQQEETSMPTTEWLNKYESIKDKLACKTDLDTHFTEKVIGNMDVDVLDIGAVHFPTGTIFACDPLVELEDTPPFIQTIPAGTYPVKVCVVPSEKYGDRYACVKVEVSREKPVRYELGMTGKEDLDERLDEDDYFGFGVDAGMGCVADIQTQAAFKTYWAKRLEEDPDIDPYNDLFCDLLEENAKAHPKYQGDCGNWLNWTVPDTDCNLPIFASGWGDGYYPVYFGYDAKGEICAVYMRFIDIEASYKEQV
- a CDS encoding DUF5713 family protein encodes the protein MKAFDPNYKLLDEMYQDNYYPAFLVDKVKDELQKVIDLLESGETDTEVVQETLDEAVCGINDLQEEFDENDSEIETVARECIAANVAYILEWFNIPIDTEEAIRERDW
- a CDS encoding DKNYY domain-containing protein, with the translated sequence MKQDFTIWRNQILQNPRDISPLKFGISQDEVIEIFGNPDAVSTMRSDGKPLILKYHDIELHFDRKAPHGLYLVYSDDEIELSITDHHEKLLQPITNIEPVDNEFFLRDGAVYFSGLYENGLLKGVSPKDFCCWHYWGKSSTACFLGGIRLRGADPASFRVLNYAYAMDKTAVYTTSGRIPDVELAAFQVLDNGQNDSGAPQGYAKDSRQVYFHNGDGKVKIIKGAEVSSFRSLGDTYFARDEKRIYAYGKQLSKADLLSWELLSHWYSRDARRVYYLNREIKGADWDSFTVCTPPDAPPLADHLARDKEHFYQNDEMIEEPLWLERLHELKPEQ